One stretch of Syntrophorhabdaceae bacterium DNA includes these proteins:
- a CDS encoding archease, which yields MNKSPQKNIPIKYRLLDHEADVGIEVYGNTLEELFIHAAEGMFHLIIDGDDIKAEKGKKLEIGKDGELLINFLNELLFLWETEGFIPKEFSMKIEGGVLKGSVIGGLFDPERLKIKQEIKAATYHKFSLTQEKGLYRAQVILDV from the coding sequence ATGAATAAGTCACCACAAAAAAATATCCCAATCAAATACAGGCTATTAGACCATGAGGCAGATGTAGGTATTGAGGTATATGGAAACACACTGGAGGAACTATTTATACATGCAGCAGAAGGTATGTTTCACCTTATTATAGATGGAGATGATATAAAAGCAGAGAAAGGTAAAAAGCTCGAAATAGGCAAAGACGGTGAATTATTAATCAACTTTCTCAACGAGCTTTTATTTCTTTGGGAAACAGAGGGTTTTATACCAAAAGAATTTTCCATGAAGATAGAGGGTGGCGTGCTAAAAGGCAGTGTAATTGGAGGCCTATTTGACCCAGAGAGATTGAAGATAAAACAGGAGATTAAGGCAGCCACATATCATAAGTTTTCGTTAACCCAGGAAAAAGGGTTGTATAGGGCGCAGGTTATCCTGGATGTGTAA
- a CDS encoding RtcB family protein, protein MEEKRGHLKKLDDNRYMIVKHDMMNVDGIIYVNDELLHVLGTDESIKQVENVACLPGIVGASMAMPDIHWGYGFPIGGVAAFDLDEGVVSPGGVGYDINCGVRLLKTNLRINEIREKVKDIIDRLYINIPSGVGSHRKDLKLTRDELKKVLKKGARWAVENGFGTQEDLEYIEDRGEIRDADPDFVSEKAYERGRDQLGTVGSGNHFVEIGFIKEIYDKDVAEGFGIFKDQVTIMIHTGSRGLGYQICDDYIKEMIKASERYGIYLPDRQLCCAPIKSPEGRRYLSAMAAAANYAFANRQLITHWVRETLEHTLKTGAKNLGLSLVYDVCHNIAKIERHTIKEGKKEKGIDVCVHRKGATRSFSWEQDVLPEDYRQVGQPVLIPGDMGRASYIMCGTKKAMEETFGSTCHGAGRVMSRNQAIKASKGRSIAKEMEDKGIIVRAASKSTLVEEMPDAYKDVSKVVQVVHNAGISKLVAKIVPLGCIKG, encoded by the coding sequence ATGGAAGAAAAAAGGGGACATCTTAAAAAGCTCGATGATAATAGATATATGATTGTTAAGCATGACATGATGAATGTGGACGGAATAATCTATGTGAACGATGAGCTTTTGCATGTCCTTGGCACGGATGAAAGTATAAAACAGGTAGAAAATGTGGCGTGCCTCCCAGGTATTGTAGGCGCATCCATGGCTATGCCGGATATACATTGGGGCTATGGTTTTCCCATAGGAGGTGTGGCTGCCTTTGATTTAGACGAGGGTGTCGTGTCGCCTGGAGGTGTAGGTTATGATATAAACTGCGGGGTAAGACTCCTTAAAACCAACCTTAGAATCAATGAGATAAGAGAAAAGGTAAAAGACATTATCGATAGGTTATATATAAATATTCCCAGCGGCGTTGGTTCACATAGAAAGGACCTCAAACTCACAAGAGATGAACTAAAAAAGGTATTAAAAAAAGGTGCGCGCTGGGCAGTGGAAAACGGATTTGGAACTCAAGAAGACCTGGAATATATAGAGGACAGAGGCGAGATTAGAGATGCAGACCCAGATTTTGTCTCAGAAAAGGCATATGAAAGAGGAAGAGACCAATTAGGAACAGTGGGTTCAGGCAATCATTTTGTAGAGATAGGTTTTATAAAAGAGATATATGACAAGGATGTGGCAGAGGGATTCGGCATCTTTAAAGACCAGGTCACCATAATGATCCATACAGGTTCAAGGGGTCTCGGTTATCAGATATGCGATGATTACATAAAAGAGATGATAAAGGCATCGGAAAGATACGGAATTTATCTCCCTGACAGACAATTGTGCTGTGCCCCTATCAAATCCCCTGAGGGAAGGAGATATCTATCTGCCATGGCAGCGGCTGCCAATTATGCCTTTGCCAATAGACAGCTTATTACTCATTGGGTTAGGGAGACACTGGAGCATACATTAAAGACAGGGGCAAAAAATTTAGGCCTATCTTTGGTATATGATGTATGTCATAACATTGCAAAGATAGAAAGGCATACCATAAAAGAAGGCAAGAAGGAGAAAGGGATAGATGTATGTGTTCACAGAAAGGGTGCAACCAGATCATTTTCATGGGAACAAGATGTCCTGCCTGAAGATTACAGGCAGGTAGGACAGCCAGTCTTGATACCTGGGGACATGGGCAGGGCATCATATATCATGTGTGGGACAAAAAAGGCAATGGAAGAGACATTCGGTAGCACCTGTCATGGTGCAGGCAGGGTGATGAGCAGAAACCAGGCAATAAAGGCATCTAAAGGCCGTTCTATTGCCAAGGAGATGGAGGATAAGGGTATCATTGTGAGGGCTGCAAGCAAGTCTACCCTTGTAGAGGAGATGCCTGATGCCTATAAGGATGTATCAAAGGTGGTTCAGGTAGTCCATAATGCAGGCATATCAAAGCTTGTGGCAAAAATAGTACCTTTGGGGTGTATAAAAGGATAG
- a CDS encoding cob(I)yrinic acid a,c-diamide adenosyltransferase, with protein sequence MIILFIGDGKGKTSAALGIALRASGHKMDTLIIQFMKKQGTSGEQNILCESFKNIDIFSFGADFLFQGNDKTEHIRIAQKAWSFMKETLLRKKYHILMLDELTVAIEYGLISVDEVMDFFKNPPYEIHIIITGRYAPSELLNIADIATEMKKIKHIYDKGMPAIEGIDF encoded by the coding sequence ATGATAATCTTGTTCATTGGTGATGGTAAAGGAAAGACATCCGCAGCCCTTGGCATAGCACTTCGTGCATCAGGTCATAAGATGGATACGCTTATAATACAATTTATGAAAAAACAAGGCACTTCAGGTGAACAAAATATACTCTGTGAGTCTTTTAAAAATATCGACATATTCTCTTTTGGTGCAGATTTTCTTTTTCAGGGAAATGACAAGACAGAGCATATAAGGATTGCACAAAAGGCATGGTCTTTTATGAAAGAAACGCTATTAAGAAAAAAATATCATATTCTCATGCTGGATGAGTTGACCGTTGCCATCGAGTATGGTCTTATTTCTGTGGATGAGGTCATGGATTTTTTTAAAAATCCCCCCTATGAAATCCATATAATTATCACCGGTAGATATGCCCCTTCAGAATTATTGAATATAGCCGATATAGCCACAGAGATGAAAAAGATCAAGCACATATACGACAAGGGCATGCCTGCCATAGAAGGCATAGATTTTTGA